The following are encoded in a window of Physeter macrocephalus isolate SW-GA chromosome 9, ASM283717v5, whole genome shotgun sequence genomic DNA:
- the DOK2 gene encoding docking protein 2 isoform X1 gives MEDVAVKQGFLYLQQQQTFGKKWRRFGAALYGGSGCALARLELQEGPEKPRRGEAPRRVIRLSDCLRVAEAGGETSSPRDTSTFFLETTERLYVLAAPTAERGDWIQAICLLAFPGKRKELEGKGGRPRMEENELYSSVTTGTPRKEFAVTMRPTEASERCRLWGSYTLRAGESALELWGGPESGTQLCEWPYRFLRRFGRDKVTFSFEAGRRCISGEGNFEFETRQGNEIFQALEEAISAQKNASPPGPPAQPVPAPAVLPRPESPYSQPHDSLPPLSPTARVPAPRLQRGPEGEYAVPFDAVARSLGKSLRGILAVPPRALADPLYDSIEGQPPSRHDHIYDEPEGLAALSLYDSPQELRGEAWSGQAAADRDPSGLQHVYPAGRDFAASGWPQGTEYDNVMVLKKGPK, from the exons ATGGAGGACGTGGCCGTGAAGCAGGGCTTCCTGTACCTTCAGCAGCAGCAGACTTTTGGGAAG AAATGGCGCCGGTTCGGGGCGGCGCTGTACGGAGGGTCGGGCTGCGCCCTGGCCCGGCTGGAGCTCCAGGAGGGCCCGGAGAAGCCTCGCCGGGGAGAGGCCCCCCGGAGGGTGATCCGCCTCAGTGACTGCCTGCGGGTGGCTGAGGCCGGAGGGGAGACCAGCAGCCCCCGGGATACCAGCACCTTCTTCCTGGAGACTACGGAGCGCCTGTACGTGCTGGCGGCCCCCACTGCAGAGCGGGGTGACTGGATACAGGCCATCTGCCTCCTGGCCTTCCCC ggaaagaggaaggagctgGAGGGGAAGGGCGGCCGGCCCCGCATGGAGGAGAATGAATTGTACAGCAGTGTGACCACAG GGACCCCCCGCAAGGAGTTTGCTGTGACCATGAGACCCACAGAAGCCAGTGAGAGGTGCCGGCTCTGGGGATCTTACACCCTCCGGGCCGGGGAGAGTGCCCTGGAGCTGTGGGGCGGCCCTGAGTCGGGCACCCAGCTGTGTGAATGGCCCTACAGGTTCCTGCGGCGCTTTGGGCGGGAcaag GTAACCTTTTCCTTTGAGGCAGGCCGGCGCTGCATCTCAGGGGAGGGCAACTTTGAGTTTGAAACCCGGCAAGGCAATGAGATCTTCCAGGCCTTGGAAGAGGCCATCTCTGCCCAGAAGAACGCCTCCCCTCCTGGGCCCCCAGCGCAGCCAGTCCCCGCCCCTGCGGTGCTGCCCCGGCCGGAGAGCCCCTACTCCCAACCCCACGACTCACTCCCACCACTATCGCCCACCGCCCGGGTTCCCGCCCCCCGGCTGCAGCGGGGCCCAGAGGGGGAGTACGCGGTGCCCTTCGATGCAGTGGCACGGAGCCTGGGGAAGAGCTTGAGGGGCATCCTGGCTGTCCCTCCCCGGGCCCTGGCCGACCCTCTGTACGACAGCATTGAGGGGCAGCCGCCCTCCCGACACGACCACATATACGATGAGCCTGAGGGGTTGGCCGCCCTGTCCCTGTATGACAGCCCGCAGGAGCTCCGGGGTGAGGCCTGGAGCGGGCAAGCCGCAGCTGACAGGGACCCCAGCGGCCTCCAGCATGTCTACCCAGCGGGACGGGACTTTGCTGCCTCTGGCTGGCCACAGGGGACCGAGTATGACAATGTCATGGTACTTAAGAAAGGCCCAAAGTGA
- the DOK2 gene encoding docking protein 2 isoform X2, with the protein MEDVAVKQGFLYLQQQQTFGKGKRKELEGKGGRPRMEENELYSSVTTGTPRKEFAVTMRPTEASERCRLWGSYTLRAGESALELWGGPESGTQLCEWPYRFLRRFGRDKVTFSFEAGRRCISGEGNFEFETRQGNEIFQALEEAISAQKNASPPGPPAQPVPAPAVLPRPESPYSQPHDSLPPLSPTARVPAPRLQRGPEGEYAVPFDAVARSLGKSLRGILAVPPRALADPLYDSIEGQPPSRHDHIYDEPEGLAALSLYDSPQELRGEAWSGQAAADRDPSGLQHVYPAGRDFAASGWPQGTEYDNVMVLKKGPK; encoded by the exons ATGGAGGACGTGGCCGTGAAGCAGGGCTTCCTGTACCTTCAGCAGCAGCAGACTTTTGGGAAG ggaaagaggaaggagctgGAGGGGAAGGGCGGCCGGCCCCGCATGGAGGAGAATGAATTGTACAGCAGTGTGACCACAG GGACCCCCCGCAAGGAGTTTGCTGTGACCATGAGACCCACAGAAGCCAGTGAGAGGTGCCGGCTCTGGGGATCTTACACCCTCCGGGCCGGGGAGAGTGCCCTGGAGCTGTGGGGCGGCCCTGAGTCGGGCACCCAGCTGTGTGAATGGCCCTACAGGTTCCTGCGGCGCTTTGGGCGGGAcaag GTAACCTTTTCCTTTGAGGCAGGCCGGCGCTGCATCTCAGGGGAGGGCAACTTTGAGTTTGAAACCCGGCAAGGCAATGAGATCTTCCAGGCCTTGGAAGAGGCCATCTCTGCCCAGAAGAACGCCTCCCCTCCTGGGCCCCCAGCGCAGCCAGTCCCCGCCCCTGCGGTGCTGCCCCGGCCGGAGAGCCCCTACTCCCAACCCCACGACTCACTCCCACCACTATCGCCCACCGCCCGGGTTCCCGCCCCCCGGCTGCAGCGGGGCCCAGAGGGGGAGTACGCGGTGCCCTTCGATGCAGTGGCACGGAGCCTGGGGAAGAGCTTGAGGGGCATCCTGGCTGTCCCTCCCCGGGCCCTGGCCGACCCTCTGTACGACAGCATTGAGGGGCAGCCGCCCTCCCGACACGACCACATATACGATGAGCCTGAGGGGTTGGCCGCCCTGTCCCTGTATGACAGCCCGCAGGAGCTCCGGGGTGAGGCCTGGAGCGGGCAAGCCGCAGCTGACAGGGACCCCAGCGGCCTCCAGCATGTCTACCCAGCGGGACGGGACTTTGCTGCCTCTGGCTGGCCACAGGGGACCGAGTATGACAATGTCATGGTACTTAAGAAAGGCCCAAAGTGA